Genomic DNA from Lactuca sativa cultivar Salinas chromosome 8, Lsat_Salinas_v11, whole genome shotgun sequence:
GTGTCCAGAAAGCATTCTTTACTAAAACATATTCCGGAATGTCGGTTCAACATATACGATTTGACTACAATAGTCCGGAATTGACTACGTCAGTCCGAAATATATGATTAGTCATTTTGAAAAACATAGTCTACCAATTATCGTTTACTCCATAACACCAACCAATTCTCCGGACCGGCTATATTCGCCATAAAACAAACCTCATTATTAACAATACTATATCCTTAATCTTGTTTCTTCCACTCATTAGAAATGACATTTGTCATAATTAACCTAGTTCTTCACTTTTAACGCATTTAATGCAAAGAACTCAAATGAACAACGTACTTAAATTCTCATCACGTCTTAATTTCCATATAATGAAGCTTTTATCTAAACTTTTCTCTTTGTTTACTTATTAACACCCGGGTTACACTAATAAATAACATTTTAACTTTTGATGACATTTTTCACACTTTAGATGTTAAAATGTCTAGCTAAAATCAAGCATGTTACAGCTTGCACTGTTGCACATATAATCCAACACCTCGCAAATCATAAAAGATCCAAATATATGCTCGTATTAAGTTGAACCTCCCACATCTTCTTTTACCGTTCCCCACTTGTCCATAAATAATTTCATAAACACTAATATATTTCACTTTCTCCTCTACATAGTTTCTTCCATGCCCCtttcctttattattattattattattttaagaaatcATCATAATATTCAAGTTTTGTTTGTAAATAGTAAATCAAATTTAAGAGTTGGATTTCCGTTTTTCAGGAGTTTTCTAAGATAATGTATCTCTTGAAATGGATCGTTTATGTCATTTGCCTAAAGATGCAGGACCAAAGTGTAAAAAAAGATTTGGTGGGGTCCAAAGAAAGAAATATCCATGGAATCCCGGAATTGAGGTAAGTTTTCCTTCGTTTTTAGGTTTTTTCGTTTGCATCATTTAAAGTTTGTGGTAAAGATTATTTGATGTGATGACATCACAACAATATAATCTCCAtagattctatatatattttctaTCATATTaaagtaataaataaataaataaatgtgatTAACTTAACAAATCCTCCATCCCTCAACCTATTGGCTCAAAAGCTCACTTTTACTCTTCGCATCACAATCCCCACACACGAACTCCACAGGTGCACCTTCATCATCCTCTATTCCGCAGCATCTCGTATGCCTCCACACGTGGCACTCATCACACGCCACCATCCTTTCTCCATCATCATCACGTGCCCCACACAAACAATCCACCCTTGATTCAACCGCATCCCCATCATAACCCTCATACCTCAGCGTCGTACCCAAGTCCAGCCCACTCCCTCTAACCCAAACCTGCGCCCCCGCCTCCACCGCGCACGATAGCACCACCTCGTCCTTTATCCCTTTTAACCCTCCAATTTGACTCACCACAAATTTATCCATTACGCAGTAAGTATCCCTCAGCGCGTACTGCGCCACCTCCCGGAGTTCCCCAACCGTAATCCACGGcgacaccaccaccacctcccccgGCGGTagttgacgagtcaactcggtTTCCAACTCGTCGAAACTCGGTAAAACTCGACAGGTTAACGTCATTGACTCATTACTTTTAACCTCAAATTCCCATTTCTTCACGAAATATTTACTGTTTAATACAACTCGACTCGCTTCACTCACTGAGTTCCACCACGGGTAACCTAAAAGAACGTTTCTATACAAAAACAAGATATCTCCGTAAACATCTCCATCTTCTTCATGAAATTCCTCATTGTTTTGATCTCGGATCTCGAATTCCATCAATCGGGTTAATGGGTTTTTCATTCGGGTTATAATCTGATTCCCGATTGATAATTTATCGATCGATTTCAATACGAAATCGATCAAACCCGTGTCACCAACGTATTTACTCGCCATGTTTCTTAAATCTTTACGTGACATTGCTCCAtttcttcttgtgttcataatcttgtgttcttttaaaATGTTTGCGATAACTTTAGCGGTTTTTTCGAGTCTCTGTTTAGGCCATCTTGGCTCTAATTTCCATAACGATGACACAGATTTGATGTTCTTGGGATCTTCAGCCATTTCATGGATTTCAAACTCGACTAATTTGGTCAATGAATTGACTACCCGACGAATAATGTAATTATCGTAACATAAAACGTTGATTGATTTTAGAACGAAATCGATCAAACCTGTGTCGCCGATAAATTGTCGAGCACTCTCTCTCAATTCGTGTCTTGACATTGCGACATTCTTCTGTTTTAGTAACTTTACGATTACGTCAATGGAGTATTCGACTCTCCTTTGAGGCCACCTGCAATCTGAATTCGTAATTGAAATCAAGAATTCGTCGAGACATTTTGGGTTTTGAATATCTTCTTCGAATGTAGCACGTTCATGTTTTGGTATTTTTCTTGATGGCGCTAGAATCTGTCTTTCAGTATCTACCGAGAGCTTGAATTCaagcagaaattgaagaagaTCACTCAATGAAAACAATCGAGTTTCACTTAATTCCCGGTATTTAGAGATAATTTGTTGGGTTTTCTTTCCATGGTAAGTGTTTTTCAAGTCATTGATGATGTTATCGAGATGTAATTCTGCTAGATATCCTACAGCTACCGTGTATTTGTCTTCTGTAACACCAAAGCTTCCATGGCCGAATTTATATCCCCAATTCCCAAACCATGAGCTTCTGAATGCGATTCCATGAATTAACCTTGACTCCATTGATCTCTCCAACTTAACATCAGCTACTGATACTTTCCTGCATGATGCAAATTCATACCAAATGCAGAATCAGATTATGCATTTTGACCTCGTTTTTATCTTcatagttgatttgattccttttcAGTTATACGAATTGGAGAATTACGTTCAATTTTAAGCAAAAATTACAAACAGTGAAATGTTGTTTATAATAACAAGTGTAGAGTGCAAATTATGATTGTTTAACAATGGAACATGAAATTGAGATGAAAACATACCTGGTTTTTAGAGAATTGCAAATGCTGTCCCAGAGATTCATGACATCGGTTTCAGTGAGAGAATTTGAAGAGTCTAATTCTAATTTATTGATAGAAATTAGATGACCAAAACCATTGCAGTGAATTAAGCCGTGTAAGATATGTGATTCATCGAGCTCCAAACTGTTCTTCTGATCATGATCTTTCAATGGTTGCTTATCACCATACGATGGAATCATAAACCGGTATCTTCTCTTACAAACAAAATGATGACCCCATCCTTCAAATCCAATTCACAAAATCACAAGTCATTACAAGTTaaaatcatacacacacacacacacacatacagagAAACACACGTAGCGAGAGTGAACTAACCAACTGATTTGCAGTGACAACAAAACGGGCGAATAgattgatcatttatgtgttcttCAATAGTGTAAAGAGGGAAAATAGCACCGTTTGATTCACAGAGAAGAAGAGTAGACCATACATTGTTGGAAACGGCGCCAGTTAGTTGGCGTTGTTCAATCTGCTCACCATATTCATCAAGAAACGATCGAATGTTATCACGAAATGGACGCGAAAAATCAGTTATTGATTTCCCAAAACTCTTGAACTCGAAGATTCGTTGCTTCCTCTTTCTATTGGTATTGTTCTTAATGCAAGCTTCCAACGTCGCCATTGGAGAGAAACGAAGAGAAATGAAGAACCGAAAATGGAGGAATAGGGTGTGTGGGTGGGGGGTTGTAAATGTAAAATGACGAATTTGGGTCTCTAAGGCGGGAGAATATGGAAGAGATAGTAGGGATGAAATGGTAAATTGAGAATGTAACGAAATATACTCATGCGGGCTTGTGTGAGTAAAAGAGAACCGACTTTGTTGTGATAGGCCAGGGAGTACGTGTGTGTTATTGTGGGCCCCAAATATTGACCACGTGTAACTTACTTTTAGCCTCCCTTTAGTTTGGGGTTTTTACCGTTTTCGACCCGTTGTTTTCATAGTTTAGCAATTTAGTATTGATGTGGACTTTCTTATCGATACGGTTAACAATCTACAAAGCGTTGTCTCTCGATGCCACGACAGCGGATCTTATAGCAAGTTAATATGTAGAATATAAATCATAATATTTCCAAAATATAGAGTTGCATACAACTAAACTTAAAATCTCACACTTATGGATTTGaatatttttgaaagaaaactacAAAAATGGTTTATATGGTTTGCATTGTTTTTTTAACGGAAGAGTAAAATAGTTTTAACTTGCAAAAATGGTCACTTTTCTAAGGTTTCGTCGTGGAAATTGTTCGTATTTCTAGTAGTCACTAAATGATCTTCGTTTTCTCACCCATGTACCCCTCATATAAGGGCATTTAAGTCTTTTCAAATATAGCGACCATTTTGCTGTAGATAGTTTGTGTATTATATCTTCATCCTAACGACTCTGTCACATTTTCTCGAACATCATGATGGTGCTATGCTTCTGTAGAAATCTTGTTCTTGGACATCACTAAATATGAAGATGACTCTACTCTTCCCCAATTTAGCATATGCTTTCTCATAAACAATCTTTTTGATGCTTGGAATGGTGCTTCACTTTTGCATTCTTCTAAAATCTATTTATATAATCTAATAAAATAAAACCAAGTTGTTGATTATTAAAATAACAGGATCGTCAAATATTACAAAAtgttaaaattatatttataaacGTACTTAAATTTGAAAAAAGGTGATTTCGATATTACACCAAGTTAACACTTACATAGACATGATCATAATTCTTAAAAATAAGTCTAATTTGGGCTTAAGCGTattcttttaaaaacataataCATTTAGTTTGCTACTATTCCAGTATTTATTAAATGTAACATAATAATTTATATTCGTAATATTTAACTACGTGttacaaattaaataaaataaaaattgaaggATAGATTATTGAATAATTTAATAATGAACTACAACATCAATTAATAAAACTCTTGAGTAATTTAATAGAAAAAAATGTAGAAACTTGATAGTTGATATATATACATTAATATTGTATGATTCATCTGTACAATAAAAAACTTACATATATTGTATAAAGTTTAATTTAAACCCAGATTAAATTTTTTAAGGGCCTCGGCCTATGGGAATGTCTTGGAGAAAAAATATAATTCCCTAGGTTCCCCATGAAAGATCTTGTAACAACTAACAATGCAGTTAGATGTATACAAAAATATTTCTTTGAGACCCGAAATTGGTTCAGACTCGATTCAATATGAAAATAAAACCAATTTGATAGACACTAGAGCGGTTTAAATCCAATCCATTGGTGTATACCGGTTCCGGGATGTATCAGTTGAAATCAGTTTGACAAAAACGGGTTTGTGAATCTTGTTTTGGAAGAAgtctatttgttttttttttcctataaAAGACAGCTAAAAAAAGTCGTTTTTTTCTAGAAAAATTGGGCATTTAGCCGTTTGTTTTTGCATAATTTtccattttaccctcatttgttAGTATATAAAGATATTGGATGAGTTAGTTTATTGACGCCACTCCAAGACATTCACAACTCTCTTAAAACTTATAAACACTCTCAAGTAATGACTTCTGAAAATGAAAAATCACAATATTCCTTTGGAGCTTGGACATATAAAATAACGATTGTTGCTGTCAAACCTACTAAAAGAAACCCGAAAATTTGGCAACGCAACAACCTGGCAACATCACGATTTATATGAAATGTCGAGCAATACAAATAAAGCTCGGTACAAGAAATTTGGTACACTTTTTACGAATGTGGAAATACAACTTTGATGAACCATTCAAATTTGTATTGCAAAGCGGTGAAATTTGTTCCAACGTATGATCAAGCAACAATGGAGAATGATGTTACCTTATGGAATTTCGAACAAAGTTTGGTTCGAGAATAGATGACTAAGTTCGTGATTCAAGAAAGTTTGCTTGACAAAACTCATTCAAGAAAATCCCCAACCATGTTATTGTCAGGTAAGTTGCTCTATCCGTAGACGTGATTACATAAATATGCGGAGAATTTCTAAAATTAAAATGATTTTAGGATTTGATAAATTAGAAACCTGTATAAATTTAACTCGCAATGTTTGACGACTCCACATGGTTCACCAGATTCGTATCTTTGTGTTACCGTTCATTGGGTAAAATCCTAATAGTTTGCTAATGATGAAGCGTATGATTACGTTTGAATTCTTTGGGTATCTGCATACCATAgacattttatataaaatttcagATTATgtaataaaaactataaaataaaaaaaagttatatcGTTTAATAATGCCTCACATAGTTGAATAACtaaaatcatacatacttataaagctagcattttttcttgaatctcatgcatttgaaacccccattcttttttcttttcaccacattcatttgaaactcccataacttttcaatttctttataataataattataatttggtaattaggttaaataaatatcaaatctaaagtgtattcatatataaactaaatttcaatattaaaataatatttttaattctacttataaaattatgttttttaacttttaacatattatacttaatttattagttttaatatattgttggatgtaaaccattatcattttaaatgtataatttttgaacaatttgtataaaatacttacattattaattaaaatataacattataggctcaacttaaatataaattttatttaacttaaacaacccgaaaattattttataaatagttaaaagtgataaattgtagtgcctttctaataatgattgtaagttggttaataaggttaaataaatatcaaacctaaagtgtaatcataaatatactaaatttcaattttaaaataatatctttacttctatttataaagttatttcattaaattttaacatattatacttaatttattagattaaaatgttgttgcatgtaaaccattaacagtttaaagctacaatttttgaacagtttggacaaaatacttaaattgttaatttaaatataacattacagtgtcaatttaaatataaatttcagttccactaaaaaaaccaaataatattttgtaaatagttaaaagtgacaaattatagtgataaatgcaagaaactaaattgtaatatcagtttaactaaaatatttcctaaatatatttatataatcgttaaaaaatttcaaataagtagcttaaaataacttataataacaatagttaaaaataactctatataaatgattatattgttacctttaaaatcaaaaaataatgtttgatgttttaaataattataatgatagaaattaaaacattaagcaaatatattttaaaaaattagttaaaaataacaactataaataatattaaaccatagataatatttaattttattgatgtgtaactcgcgagtagaagtcattcaaacgattgagattatgacgttataatatatttatatattatcatataattcaaaatagccaatatattatttcaaattaatatacgaattattatatcaaatttaacaacaaagtgttatattttaaaaaatatatatttgtaaagacttcaactttATAG
This window encodes:
- the LOC111904417 gene encoding PHD finger protein At2g01810: MATLEACIKNNTNRKRKQRIFEFKSFGKSITDFSRPFRDNIRSFLDEYGEQIEQRQLTGAVSNNVWSTLLLCESNGAIFPLYTIEEHINDQSIRPFCCHCKSVGWGHHFVCKRRYRFMIPSYGDKQPLKDHDQKNSLELDESHILHGLIHCNGFGHLISINKLELDSSNSLTETDVMNLWDSICNSLKTRKVSVADVKLERSMESRLIHGIAFRSSWFGNWGYKFGHGSFGVTEDKYTVAVGYLAELHLDNIINDLKNTYHGKKTQQIISKYRELSETRLFSLSDLLQFLLEFKLSVDTERQILAPSRKIPKHERATFEEDIQNPKCLDEFLISITNSDCRWPQRRVEYSIDVIVKLLKQKNVAMSRHELRESARQFIGDTGLIDFVLKSINVLCYDNYIIRRVVNSLTKLVEFEIHEMAEDPKNIKSVSSLWKLEPRWPKQRLEKTAKVIANILKEHKIMNTRRNGAMSRKDLRNMASKYVGDTGLIDFVLKSIDKLSIGNQIITRMKNPLTRLMEFEIRDQNNEEFHEEDGDVYGDILFLYRNVLLGYPWWNSVSEASRVVLNSKYFVKKWEFEVKSNESMTLTCRVLPSFDELETELTRQLPPGEVVVVSPWITVGELREVAQYALRDTYCVMDKFVVSQIGGLKGIKDEVVLSCAVEAGAQVWVRGSGLDLGTTLRYEGYDGDAVESRVDCLCGARDDDGERMVACDECHVWRHTRCCGIEDDEGAPVEFVCGDCDAKSKSELLSQ